The Stackebrandtia nassauensis DSM 44728 genome includes the window GACCGCTGTCTTCGCTCGCGTGCCACGGCACGAATTCGTCAACGGGGGCCACGCCGTCGACACCGACGGGGTGGCCCCCGACGCCGCCGACTGGAACCGGGAAGAACTGCTGCGGGAGGCCTACGCCGACCAGGTCGTGGTCACCCGCTACGAGACCGCCGGCGGCGAACCGGTCGCGACCTCCTCGGCCTCGCAACCGCTGATCGTCGCGATCATGCTGCGACTGCTGAACGTGCGCGACGACTCCCGGGTCCTGGAGATCGGCACCGGGCCCGGCTACAACGCCTGCCTCCTGTGCACCCGGCTGGGCGAGCAGCGGGTCACCAGCGTCGAGATCCAGTCCGATGTGGTCGCCGATGCCCGCGACAACCTGGCCCGCGTCGGCTTCCACCCCCACCTGGAGGTGACCGACGGAACGCTGGGCTGCCCGTCCCGCGCCCCCTACGACCGGGTCATCGCCACCTGTGGACTGTCCCGGATCCCCGAAGCCTGGCTGGACCAGCTCGCCCCGCACGCCCGGGTCGTGGCCCCGATGAACTTCGGCGGCGCCCTGGCGGTACTGGACCGCCGCCCCGACGGCAGCCTCAGCGGCCGGTTCCCGCGCGAGGCGGGGTTCTTCATGGAACTGCGGCACCCCGGCGATTCGTGGGAGCCGAAACCACCGGGCTACCTGGCCGTCCCACCCCGGGTCATCAAGACCGACATCGACGTGGACGTGTTGGGGGACATGGAGTTCCGGCTGTGGCTGGAACTGGCGGCCCCGGACGTGCAGGTCCACCCCAGCCGCGTCGCCGACGGACGGCTGGTGGAAGTCCGGATATCGACCCCCGACACCCGCATCGACATCGAAGTGGACGGAGCCATCCGAGCAGTCGAATACGGGAAGTCGTTGTGGCGCACCGTCGAAGGACTGGCCGCCGACTGGGAGGCCCACGGACGCCCGGACCGCGGCCGCATGGGGATGACGGTCACCCCCGAGCGCCAGTGGGTGTGGCTCGACGCGGAGGACTCCGACGTGTTGTGGGAGCTGTGATCCGGCGAGCCACGACCCGCGACTAGTCGAACTGGTTCAGACCCTCGGAGATCTGGTGATAGTCATCCAGCGCGGTGCCGACCAGATCGGGCATCTTCGGAACCAACATCGAGTTCTCGGTGGTGTCACCCACGAGCTCCAGGGTCTCATCGCAGCCCCGCAGGATCGTGTCGATGAGCTCGGCTTCCTTCGTGAGGATGTCATCCTCCAGTTTGCTCAGCGCGTCGTAGATGTTCACCAGCACATCCTCGGCGGAACTCCCGGCCAGCGGGATCTCCTCCGGCTCCGGAGCCTGATCCGAGGCCACGGCGAGCCCACCGGCGACCGCCGCCCCGGCGACCCCGGCCGCCGTCGCGATACCGGGCACCGCGGCGAGCCCCGCGAAGCCGAGCCCGAACGCGGCGGCCAACACCGTCAGCGCCGTCACCACGGCGGCCCCGTCGACGTCGTCGGCCTGCTCCATAGCGGACAGACCATCCTCACCGATCTTCTTCAGACTCTTGCGCCCCTCGGCGTAGATGTCGCGCATCGCCTGAAAATTGTCGTGCAACAGGGCCAGCACCCTGCCGTGGTTGGGGATGATCCCCTCGTACAGGGGATCCAGGTACCCCTTGCGGAAGGAAATGCTCAACGCGCCCTCCCACTCGCCCATGTTGTCCATCGCGTCGTGGACATGCCCGCTGATCTCGCCGGTGTTGAAATCACCCGCCTGGGTGTCGAGCTTCCTGGTGAGCTCGTCGATGAGGTCCAACTTCGCGGTGAACTCGCCCGGCCCCGGGGTGTAGAACTCCTTGAACTTCTCCGGCAGCTCCTCGACCTGGCTTCGCAGCCCTTCTCGGTACTCGTCCGGGTAGGGGCGGGTCTCCGGGTCGAGCGTCTGGTAGATCTTCATCCCCTGGCTGACGAACTCGTCCGCGATCTTGTCGGCCAGTCCGTCCAGTTCCTCCATGCTGGGGACTTCGATCTCGTTGCCGCCCTCGTCATTCCCGCCTTTGTTGTTCTGGTTGCCGTTCTCACCCCCGCCCCCTCGGGTGTCGCCGTCTCCGCCTTTACCGCCGCGGCTCATGTCATGTCGTCCTTTCGCCTGTCTGGAGTTGTCTGACCGTGCCTATTCGTCGTTGCCGAGTGGTGCCACCGGATCGCCCTCCGGTTCGACCACGTACTCCGGCGGCGTCTGGTTCTCGTCACCCACCGCCTCCAGGAACTCCTTACCCGCGTCGGTGATCCCGTTCGCGGCATCTCCATCCACAAAGGTGAACTCCGAGACCGCGAGGTCCAGCGCCAGCCGCGTGGCCCGGGCCGACACCGCGGTCCGGAACAGTGCCAGCTGAACGATCTCCCGGTAGATGTTCCAGGAGTCGAACGCCTTTCCGTACTTGCCTTCGTCTCCTTCGGCCACGTCACCGTCGAGCTGTTCGGTCAGCTTGATGTAGGCGTCCTCCACGGCCGAGATGTCCATATGGGCGGTCATCCAGAGCTTGTGGATGTCGCCGCCGGTGACCTGGTTGTCTCCCATTGCGATTCCTTTCGAGAGCTGGTTGTCAGTGCGGGAAATGCTTGGCGCGCAACAGTCGCAGCTTCCGCCGCCAGTCGAGCACCATGGCGGCGTAGCCGCTTCCCACCTCGGCGGCGAACGCCGTCTCATCCACGCTGGACAGCGAACCGTCGCGGATGACGACGTTCCAGCGCCGCAGCCCGGTGGTACTGACGAAGACGCGATGGCCGGTGGACATCCCCTCGGCGACGGTCTCCTCGCGCTCGGCCTCGTAGCGGCGGCCGTTGGCCCGCCACGGTTTGAACGGCTCGGCGGGGCGTCCGGTGGCTTCGGCGACGGCAGCGAACCGGGCCTGCCGGTAGTCCGTCCACAGCCGAGCGAGGAGGTTGGAGAGCTGGCGTTCCAGCCCGCGTTCGTTGTAGTGGCGGACGCTGCCGTCCCGGAACTCGAACGACACGTCGTCGAGCGAGCGGAGGACACCGGTCACCAGGCCGTCTGGTGTGGATAGTTCGATGCGCGTGCTGGCGAGTCGATCGGCCACGATTCCCATGGGGCTCCTTTGCGCATGACGAGGCACCGGCTGTGGGGCCGGGTTGAGCCTCTGGTGTTTGTTTGTTCCCGGACGTGTTGGGATTGGGACCTTTTTAGCCCAGGTTTGTGGTTCTAGCAAGGGTCAAACACAGAAGCGGGCATGGGCGGGAAGGCGGATGTGGGGCGTGACCTGGGGGATCGGGGTGGAAAATTCGTTGAGATTTTTTCCCGAGCGGTGTGGCTGACAGGGTGATTTAGCTGGGAAAACTGTGCCGTAGGGGCATAGTTTGGCGGCGTGGGAGAACTCGGATGTGGTTGCGGAGGTTTAGCTGAGGCGCCGCACCCTTACGCCTGGCCCGACGTTGCAGACCTCATGAAACTTGGAAACGCCGATGGTGATGTCGCGGTCGGCGAACGGCGCGAGATCGATGACCGTCGAATCCTCAGGCGAATCCCGCAGGTACAGGTACTTGAGCTGCGGAACTTTGGCGAGAACCGCCAGATTGGGCAGCGTCTTGAATCCGTCGAGTTGCAAGGATCGAAGACTCGTGAAGTCGATGAGCGCTTCCAGGTTGGATATCGAACATTCGTAAAGGCCAAGGCCCGTCAAGGCGGGCAACGCGGAGATCGCCGCGAGATCGTCCTCGAGGTCCATATGGAACAGCGTGAGATTCCGAAGCTGGGGAGCCCACATCGGAAGCGAGGCGATACTTCTCGGAGCGGACGAGCGCTCACCGCCTGGCGGTCCACCCAGCGACAGCGCACGAAGGCTGCTGAATGTGGACAATCTACTGAGGTCGGTGTTGGGGGAGATGCTCCACAGGCCGAGTTGCGTGAGTTTGGTGAGCGACCATATGGGCGAGAGATCGGTATCACCATCAGCCTGAACGAACAGGGTGAGCAGCGACTCGCAGTCGGCGAGGAAACTGAGATCCATGTGGACGGTGGACGTCAGTGCCAGGTCGCGCAGCTTGGGCAGCCGCGTCAGCGGAGTGGGGTCAAAGACGGCGGTGGTACGGATCCGCACACTCTCCAGGCCGCCGTGCTGCTCCAAGGGTGCGACATCGTCGAAGCCGCCCCGGACGTCGACCGAGGTCAGACAGGGAACCGCGTTCAGGATCGAGATGTCGTCGACGCTGTCGAGCGCCACGTGGGTGGCCCGCAAGCGCTGTAGGTAGCTCAACACCGGAATCACGTCCTGTGAATTGACGGTGATGGCGCCGTCGACCAGGAGAGCGTTCGCCAGTACCTCTCGCGCGTACTCCTTCGGGTTGAAGTACGACCACGCGTCGATGAGAGCCTCCTGCACCTGCCGCCTGGAATCGGCGGCGAAATCGCGCAGCACGTTCACGGCCTTGGGGCCGTTCACCAAAGCCGCCGTCAGGATCGTCGAGCTGGCGGCCGCCTCGGACAACCGCTCGGGAATCCGAGGCAGGTAACGCAGCAGGGGAGGACCGATACGGGCAAGTGAGATCGCCTCGGACCTGTTGCGCGGCGGTAGCAGACTGGCCAGCGCTCGTTCCATGCGCGGGCCGAGACCGGGATCCAGGTCAGGCATGGTTTCCAAGCAGGACGCGGCCAGGATGTGCAGGCGCCGGGCGTATCGCTGGTCCGTGTCGGCGCGGTTGAGTACACCGGTGATGAGCTCCGAACGTTGCGGGGCGTTGGCCAGCCCCGCGGCAAGGGTGACGATCTCGTGCCATTCATCGCGGTGGGCGTTCTCCACGAGTAGCCCCATGTCGCCATTGTCGGCAGCCTGGTCGGCGGCCAGGAACTCCTGGAACGTGCGGTGAATGAAGTCGACGCGTCCTGACTGCGGCTCCCGGATCACGCCACTGCGTTCCAGGAGGTACTCGAAAATCGCCTCGGCATTCTGATCGACGCTGGGCATCGATCGCAGTTTCTTCGCGATACGGGCCGTCGCCGCGTCTCGGGGAAGTTCGGTCCGATTGTTGAGGGACAGCCGCCAGGCCAGGTCACGCAGTAGCGTGCGCTTTTCCGTCTGACCCAGATGGGGAATCGTGATGGGGATCTGGCGCTCGGCGTCGCGACGATCGATGAGCATCACCATCGCGGCCCGGTACAGCTCTACGCGGTCGGTGGGCAGATGGCGACGTCGGTCGAGGTTGAGCGCGCACAGCATGGCGCACAGTAGCGGCGTGGTCGCCAGCGCCCGCAGGTCGGCGTTGGCTTTCATCTTGATGCGGATGTCCCGCTCGTAGTCGGGAAGGTCGCTTGAGCGACACGGCAGTTTTCTGGAGTCGCGGATCGCCAGGTGCCAGTGCCGGATCAGTTGTCGAACATCCGAAGACGACATGGGGGCGAGCATCGCTTCCCCGAAGCCTTCTGTGTGGAGGCTGAAGTCGTCCGTCGCCGTGCGGCGTGAGGTCACCACCCAGCGAGATTTCGGGAAGCTCTTCACCAGTTGGGAAAGCCAATTCCGAACTCCCGCACGCTCCCCATTGGGCAGTTCGTCCACGCCGTCGATGAGCAGCAACGCCCGGCCGGACTCGAGTGCTCTGTGGACGAAGCCCTCCGGCATCAAGCCGCGCAGGTGTGGGGCCGTGTCGGCGAGAAAGTGTTCGGGCGCCGGGAGCTTCTCGCCTTCCCAACTGCGCAGCTTGATGAGGAACGGAACCATTCCGTTGAGGTCGGCCAGGTCGGCATCGAAGCTGGACCGTGCCGCGTTGACCGCCAGCCAGCGCAGCAGGGTTGATTTGCCGGAACCGGCTTCTCCTCTGATCAGGATGCGTTCGGAGAGGCCGAGCACACGTTCGACCCTGACGGTTTGATGGCCTTGCCGATAGTCGAATTCTGGCTGTGAATAGACGACGCCGCGAGGGGCGTGGTCATCTGTGGGCCGCAATTGCCGCGTGCGCACCGACAGTCCGATGTACGCGACGGACAGGGTGGTGCGGGCGTTGTAGCGCCGCAGGTCAACTCCGAAAAGGTCCAGGACGTCGAGGTTGTTCTTGACGGCGTGCAGGTACTTGGCGCGAAATTCTTCGTCCCCATCAGCACCCTGCGGCGCGACGGGGTTGGTAAACGACACCCGCTCCAGGGCCGTGGTCAGTGTCTCTTCGATCTGAGAGATTCGCTCCAGCAACTCGGTCAACACGCGCGGCTGGTATTCGGGAAGATTGATGACCAGCTGAACCAGACACTCGCAGGTGTTGTGGACCAGCAACCGGTAGAACTGCTCGCCAGCCTCGCTGAGATCGGTACCGTCACGTCCACCGGCTTCCGACTCCAGCAGCCGGTTCGCCAGCGCCTCGGACTGCAGGGCGACGGCGAACAGTCCCTTGTCGGACATATCGGCCGCCTCAAACGCGGTAATGGCCCGCAGAGTGGCCGCAGTCTGTTCACCGGAGTCGAGATTGGTGAACTCGTTGCGGTACAACTCCTGCAGTCGCTGCGCAACGGAGTCGGTGATCGTTTGCAGGTGCCGTTTGAAGCTCCTGCGGACGAAGAAGCTGGTCCTGGGTTCAACCAGTTCCGAAAGGGACGTTTCGCCGCGAAGATCACTGTGCCGCTTGGTGAGTACACGTTTGAAAGCTGCGCTTACGACAGTTCCCGCTAGTCTGAGCAGCAGTTGCTCCATAGCGGCCGATGCTACGCCTCAGTTGTGGCGCAACACATACCGGCAGCCATGATCACTTGTGGCTCGTCAACGGTAAAGAATGTGGACATAGACCGATCCCAAACCATCACGTTCGTGGTCTCGAACCCCGGCTGAGGATAACCGCCACTCCCAACCAGTGCATCTCGTCACACCCCCAGCTCAGCCCCCTCCGCCCTAACTCCCGTTAAGGTCCGCGACCTAAGATGGCACCAGCACACAATGCTGACCCGAAGGGACGTGCGCGCACGTGGACGCCAACGACATCTCCGCAGGCCGCAAGCGCTGGCAGGAACGCTACGACGCCGCTCGCAAGCGGGACGCTGACTTCACCACGCTGTCCGGGCTGGAAGTCGAGCCCGCCTATGGGCCCGCCGAGGGCTCGACCGACCCGCGGTTGGGGCGGATCGGGTGGCCCGGCGAGTTTCCGTTCACCCGGGGGCTGTACCCGACCGGGTATCGGGGGCGGGCGTGGACGATTCGCCAGTTCGCGGGGTTCGGCAACGCTGTTCAGACCAACGAGCGGTACAAGATGCTGCTCAAGTCGGGTGGTGGCGGGTTGTCGGTCGCCTTCGACATGCCGACGCTGATGGGCCGGGACTCCGACGACCCCCAGTCGCTGGGGGAGGTCGGGCACTGTGGGGTGGCGATCGACTCCGCCGCCGACATGGACGTCCTGTTCGGCGGTATTCCGCTGGCCGACGTGACGACGTCGATGACGATCTCGGGTCCGGCCGTGCCGGTGTTCTGCATGTACCTGGCCTCGGCCGAGCGGCAGGGCGCCGACATCTCGAAGCTCGACGGCACGCTGCAGACCGACATCTTCAAGGAGTACATCGCGCAGAAGGAGTGGCTGTTCCCGCCGGAACCCCACCTGCGCCTGATCGGCGACCTGATGGCCTACACCAACGCCGAGATCCCGCGCTACAAGCCGCTGTCGGTGTCCGGCTACCACATCCGTGAGGCCGGTTCGACCGCCGCTCAGGAGCTCGCGTTCACCATCGCCGACGGGTTCGGTTACGTCGAGCTGGGCCTGTCGCGCGGTCTCGACGTCAACACCTTCGCGCCCGGACTGTCGTTCTTCTTCGACTCGCACATCGACTTCTTCGAGGAGATCGCCAAGTTCCGCGCCGCCCGCCGCATCTGGGCGCGCTGGATGCGCGACGTCTACGGCGCCACCAGTGAACGGGCGCAGTGGATGCGTTTCCACACCCAGACCGCGGGTGTGTCGCTGACGGCTCAGCAGCCCACCAACAACGTGGTCCGCACCGCCGTCGAAGCGCTCGCGGCCGTCCTGGGCGGCACCAACTCGTTGCACACCAACGCTTTGGACGAGACCCTGGCCCTGCCGACCGACGAGACCGCCGAGATCGCGCTGCGCACCCAGACCGTCCTGATGGAGGAAACCGGCATCACCAACGTGGCCGACCCGCTGGGCGGCTCCTGGTACGTCGAAGCCCTCACCGACCGCATCGAGGCTGAGGCCGAGGCGATCTTCACCCAGATCCTCGCCCTGGGCGGCGAATCCGACGGCTCGACGGCGGGCCAGACCGCCCGCGAGGCCATGGGCACCGGCCGCCACGAGATCGGCCCGGTCACCTCGGGCATCCTGCGCGGCATCGAGGAGGGCTGGTTCACGGCGGGAATCGCCGAGGCCGCCTTCACCTACCAGCAGCAACTCGAACGCGGCGAGAAGAAGATCGTCGGCGTCAACTGCCACACCGAGACCGTGGCCAAGGAGCTGGAGATCCTGCGCATCTCCGGCGACGTGGAACGCGAACAGGTCGCGGCACTGGCCGACCGCCGCTCCAACCGCGACAAGGACACCGTCGACGCGGCCCTCAACCGGATGGTCCAGGTCTCCCGCACCGACGACAACATCATCCCCGCGATGATGGACGCCGTCCGCGTCGAGGCCACCCTCGGCGAGATCTGCGACGCCCTGCGCGCCGAGTGGGGCGAGTACCGCGAACCCGCGCGGTTCTAGCGGCGGCTAGGAGACCGGCGCGGTGGCGGGTTGCCACCACGGGACGATGCGCAGGACCGCGATCGCGAGCAGGCCGATGCCCGCGGTGGCCGTGATGGCGCCCGCGACGTCGAGGAGCCAGTGCTCGGCGAGCACCACGCGGCTGGCCGATACGGCCAGTACCGCGACGGCGCCGGTGCTGGCAGCCAGTCGGCCCCAGCGGGGGTCGGCGAGCCAGAACAGTACGGCCGCGGTGAACAGGGCGGCGGTGGCGATCGTGGCGTGGCCGCTGGGGTAGGTGGAGGCTTCCGGTTGCATCGGTGGGCCCGGGCGCATCACGAGCTGTTGGATGGCCAGGACGGAACCGCAGATCGGGATCAGCAGCAGTCCGCGCGCCAGGAGGCTGAGATGCGGCTTGCCCTGGGCGCGGCGGCGGATCAGCAGCGTGATCGCGGCGGCGGGTACCGCGGCCAGCGCCAGGAGGGTGCCCACGCCGCTGGTGGCGGTGGCGATGGTGGTGATGAGGCTGTCGGGGGCGGCGTACCAGTGGTCGATGATCCACGCGTCGGCTGGCGGGACGACGTCGCGGAGCAACAGTCCGATGAGGATGGATGTGGTCACGGCGGCCAGGCCAGTGGCGGCCAGCCGTCGGTGGTGGGTCTTCGGTTCCGTTGTCATGCCGACAATCTAGCGACGTCGAGGCCGGGTTGGCATGGATGAAAACCCTGAGCTTGACCCTGAACCGGTCAGCGGAGGTTGGTGATGAGGCGGAAGCGTTCGAGGACGACGATGGTGGAGTCGTCCACTGTGAAGTTGGGGTCGCCCATGGCTTCGCGCATCGCGTCGCTGTGCCAGAAGCTCTCGTGGTCGGCGCGCCAGTCGGCGACGGAGGTGTTGCCCTCTCCCTCGTCGATCACGTGGGCCAGGTCGACGTCGGACAGTGGGGCGGTCTTGACCTCGGTGACCTCGATGATGCCCACGGGTTGGTCGGCGGAGTCGACCAGGACGCTGTGCTCGCCGGGTTGGGGCAGCGGGTCGCCGGACAGTTCGTAGTCGGCGAGGATGCCGGTCGTGGAGGTCTTGGAGCCGTCGAGGATCGCGGCCACGAGCTTGTCGCGCAGTGGGCCGGGGAAGGCGAACTCGGCTTTGGGCAGGTGCGAGTAGTCAGCGCTGGTCACGTGGGAACTGTAACCGGAAGAGCGCGACGGGGGCCGGGATTATTCGGCGCCGGGGCTGGCCCGCGGGGTAGAGGTCGCGGGCCAGCCCCGACGGGGGCGGTGAGGGGATCAGTAGTGCACTCGGGCGCGAACGGCGCGGTGGTCGGAGTAGCGGCGGTCGGCGCGGTCGGTGCCGGTCACCTGGCGGTCGGCGGCGTCGCCCTCGTCGAAGCCGATCGTGTGGGTGGCGGTCACCTTGGGGACGCCGCCGGGTTTGGCGGCGAAGAGGAAGTCGATCCGGCTGGTGCCGCTGCCGTTGGTTGAGTTGGCGCGCAGGCACTTGGCGAGTTCGCCTGACTTCTCGCACTTGTCGAAGACGACGTCGCGCAGGCCCAGTTTGCCGCCCAGGTCGGCGTTGATCGACTTGTACCAGCCGCGGTAGTCGGTTCCGCCCGAGGTCGCGGTGTAGTTGAAGTCGCCGCCGACGACGCGCAGGTCACCGCCGTATCCCTTGGCGGACAGTTCTTCGGCGATCTCGCGGGCGTTGCTGGCCGCGCACGGGGGTCCGCCGGAGCGTTTGGTGGCCCAGTGGACTGAGGCCGCGGTGACGTGCTTTCCGGACAGCCTGTCCTTCAGCAGTACCTTGACGGCCTGGGTGCGGGCCTGGTTGCTGTTGACGCACTCGCCTTTGGAGTTGAGCGCCTGGGCTCGCCAGGTGTTGTTGTCGGCGTTGGCGACGGAGAAGCGTTCGGTGCTGTAGATGACGGCGTTGGTCTGGTATTGCTTCGGGGCGCCGCAGGGGGACTTCATCTTCTTGGGCGTGGGGTCGGCGATCTTGGCGGCGTACTGTTCGCCGAACATCTTCTCCATTTTGGAGACGAGCTTGTCGAGCTGGCGTTTGCCGCTGATCTGGTGGACCAGGTAGATGTCGGGATTGTGGTCCTGGACCTTCATGTAGTACAGCAGGTCGGTCCAGTCGCCGTGGCACTCCAGGTTGGCGGTGGGCAGGTTCTCGACGTTCTCGTTGTAGACCTGGATGTGGCGGGGGTCGTCGGCGGCGCGGGCGGGGTCGGCCAGCGCCAGTGGGCTTATCGCCACCGCGGCGGTGACGGTGACGGCCGCGATGAGCGCGGCCTTCCAAGTGGGTTTTCGCACCGGGGCAACATATCGACATTCGTGCCTGGTGAGGCTGTTGTCGCGGGACGAGTTCGCTGTGGTGTGGACGAACGGTGGAGGTGTGGTGGCTGAGCGGTGGATATCAATGTGGGCACCGATTCCAGCCCGAGGAGTGGCGCCCGATCCTGGCAGGCGCGGCTGCCGAGGATCGAGAAGGTGGTCAAGGCGGAGCAGCCGACGATCCTGGGCACCCAGGAGGGGCGCGGCAACCAGATCCGGGACTTGAAGGACCGGCTGCCCGGGTACTGGTGGGCGTGGCGGGGCCGCGAGAAGGACGGCAGCGGCGAGACCTGCGCGGCCTTCTACCGCAAGGACCGGCTGGAGAAACTGGACGAGGGGCACCGGTGGCTGTCGACGACGCCGACGGTGCCCGGCTCGATCAGTTGGGGCGCCAAGACCATGATCGACGGGAGCTTCCACGACTCCTGGAACCACAAGGCCGCGCGGGTCACGCCGACCTACGGCACCGCCAACGGGTGGCGGCCCCGGCCGAAGCCCGACGGCCGCCGCATCGACTGGATCATCGCGACCGAACGGTTCGCCGTCCACAAGGCGGGCATCAACACCTGGGTGACCCGGCACGACAACCTCTGTTCCGACCACTGGGCGGTGCAGGCGGTCGTGTCGCTGGCGGCGTGACGCGGAGCCGGAACCGGGAGGAGAAGGGCCGCACCGGTTCCGGTCCGCACACTCAGGAGTCGCCGGGTTCGAACGCCTCGGACATCGCCTGGTCGTCGAAGGCCTGCGCGTTGAGTTCGTTGAGGCTGTACCAGTTTCCCGAGTTGTCGCGGAACACCGCCTCGACGCCGTAGGGCCGGTCCTGCGGTTCCTGGAGGAACTCGACGCCGCGCGCCGAGTACTCCTTGAACGTGGCCCGGCAGTCGTCGGTGTTCCAGGCGCCCGCGCTCAACGCGCCCTTGGCCAGCAGCGTCCGCAGCATCGCGGCGGTCTCCTCGTCGTGGCTGGGCGGGCCGGGCACCGTCAACGACAGCTGGAACTGTGGACTGTCGGGCGGGTAGACCGTCAGCCAGCGGTAGCCGTTCTCCATCTTCAGGTCGGCGCGCAGTTTGAAGCCGAGTTTGGTGGTGAAGAATTCCAGCGCCTCGTCGTAGTCGTTGACGTAGACGCTGGCCACCCCGAGTCTGGTGATCATGTTGCTCTCCTTGTTGTCGGTTCGGGTTCGACGCTAAGGGGTGGCGGACGGGGAAGGCTTCTCCTGAATTGCGCTCTTCGCGGCGTCGGCGGGCATGGGTCCGGCGGACATCAGCAGGAAGCAGCCGGGGATCGGGGGCGGGCCCGCGCGGTGGGCGCGGCGCTGGAACTCCGAGGGGCTGACGCCGACCAGTTCGGTGAACCGGGAACTGAAGGAGCCGAGGCTGGCGAAACCCACCAGGTAACAGACCTCGGTGACGGTGAGGTTCGCGACCCGCAGCAGTTCCTGGGCCCGTTCGACGCGGCGACGGCTCAGGTAGCGGCTGGGAGTGGTGCCGTAGGCGGCGCGAAACGCCCGCACGAAGTAGAACCGGCTGTATCCGGCGGCAGCGGCCATCGCGTCCAGGTCGAGCGGCCGGGAGTAGTGGCCGTCGATGAGGTCGCGGGCGCGACGCATCGCCACCAGGGTCTCGATCGCCGCGGTGCCCGGATAGCCGCGTCCTGTCGCCACTCGACCTCCATGAACGGGGTTGTGTCCGCTGCGACCATACGTTGCCGCTCGGACGAAAACCGGGCTACTTCAGCAGCCGCGACATCCGACGGTCGGCGAGTTTCCTGCCGCCGGTCTGGCAGGTCGGGCAGTACTGCAGCGCCGAGTCGGCGAACGAGACCTCGGCGATGGTGTCGCCGCACACCGGGCACGGCTGCCCGGCGCGGCCGTGGACGCGCAGGCTGTCGTGCTTGTGCGCCTTGAGATCCTTGGCCGCCGAACCCGACGACGCCGCCACCGCGGTCCGCAGCGTGTCGACCATCGCTTCATAGAGGACGGACACGTCGGTGTCGGTGAGCGAGTCGGCGAGCTTGAACGGCGACATCCGGGCGGCGTGCAGGATCTCGTCGGAGTAGGCGTTGCCGATGCCCGCGATCAGTTTCTGGTCCCGCAGCAGGCCCTTGATCTGGGTGCGGCGGCCCGACAGCACCGCCGCGAACGCCGCCTCGGTGAACGACTCGGCCAGCGGATCGGGCCCGAGACCGGCGATGCCGGGGACCTGCGCGGGGTCGGACACGACGTACACGGCCAGCCGTTTCTTCGTTCCGGCCTCGGACAGGTCGAACCCGGAACCGTCGTCGAGGGCCAGCCGCAGCGCCAGCGGGTGTTTGCCGGGCCGCAGCGGCGTGGCCGCGAGCTTGTCGTTCCAGCGCAGCCAACCGGCGCGGGCCAGGTGGAAGATCAGGTGGGTGCCGTCGGCGTCCAGGTCGAGGAACTTGCCGTGCCGGTCCACGGCGGTGATCCGGCGGCCGTGCAGCGCCGTCGGGGGCGGGTCGAAGGTCTTCAGCGCGGTGATCGAGGCGACGTCGACGCGTTTGACCTCGTGCGACACCGCCCGGCGGCGCAGGAAGTCCGCGAGCGCCTCCACCTCGGGTAGCTCCGGCATGTATCCAGTGTCGCAAGCTCGGCGACCGGATGCGAAAACTTTCGTCCGCACCGATGAGTCCCGGCCGCGATTACCGTCTACCCACAGAACCCTATGACAGGAGTACCCCATGTCCATCGACCTGACCGCCTCCACCCAGCACGTCGCCGCGCTGTTGAGCGGGGTGCGCGACGAGCACCTGACCGCGCCGACCCC containing:
- a CDS encoding phosphatase PAP2 family protein → MTTEPKTHHRRLAATGLAAVTTSILIGLLLRDVVPPADAWIIDHWYAAPDSLITTIATATSGVGTLLALAAVPAAAITLLIRRRAQGKPHLSLLARGLLLIPICGSVLAIQQLVMRPGPPMQPEASTYPSGHATIATAALFTAAVLFWLADPRWGRLAASTGAVAVLAVSASRVVLAEHWLLDVAGAITATAGIGLLAIAVLRIVPWWQPATAPVS
- a CDS encoding ASCH domain-containing protein; the protein is MTSADYSHLPKAEFAFPGPLRDKLVAAILDGSKTSTTGILADYELSGDPLPQPGEHSVLVDSADQPVGIIEVTEVKTAPLSDVDLAHVIDEGEGNTSVADWRADHESFWHSDAMREAMGDPNFTVDDSTIVVLERFRLITNLR
- a CDS encoding VOC family protein, producing the protein MITRLGVASVYVNDYDEALEFFTTKLGFKLRADLKMENGYRWLTVYPPDSPQFQLSLTVPGPPSHDEETAAMLRTLLAKGALSAGAWNTDDCRATFKEYSARGVEFLQEPQDRPYGVEAVFRDNSGNWYSLNELNAQAFDDQAMSEAFEPGDS
- a CDS encoding helix-turn-helix transcriptional regulator, giving the protein MATGRGYPGTAAIETLVAMRRARDLIDGHYSRPLDLDAMAAAAGYSRFYFVRAFRAAYGTTPSRYLSRRRVERAQELLRVANLTVTEVCYLVGFASLGSFSSRFTELVGVSPSEFQRRAHRAGPPPIPGCFLLMSAGPMPADAAKSAIQEKPSPSATP
- a CDS encoding Fpg/Nei family DNA glycosylase, which codes for MPELPEVEALADFLRRRAVSHEVKRVDVASITALKTFDPPPTALHGRRITAVDRHGKFLDLDADGTHLIFHLARAGWLRWNDKLAATPLRPGKHPLALRLALDDGSGFDLSEAGTKKRLAVYVVSDPAQVPGIAGLGPDPLAESFTEAAFAAVLSGRRTQIKGLLRDQKLIAGIGNAYSDEILHAARMSPFKLADSLTDTDVSVLYEAMVDTLRTAVAASSGSAAKDLKAHKHDSLRVHGRAGQPCPVCGDTIAEVSFADSALQYCPTCQTGGRKLADRRMSRLLK